A genomic window from Streptococcus sanguinis includes:
- a CDS encoding ATP-binding cassette domain-containing protein — protein MAMIEVEHLQKNFVKTVKEPGLKGALRSFIHPEKQTFEAVKDLTFEVPKGQILGFIGANGAGKSTTIKMLTGILKPTSGFCRINGKVPQDNRQDYVKDIGVVFGQRTQLWWDLALQETYTVLKEIYDVPDSLFHKRMDFLNEVLDLKEFIKDPVRTLSLGQRMRADIAASLLHNPKVLFLDEPTIGLDVSVKDNIRRAITQINQEEETTILLTTHDLSDIEQLCDRIFMIDKGQEIFDGTVSQLKETFGKMKTLSFELLPGQSQLVSHYAGLPDMTIDRQGNILNIQYDSSRYQSADIIKQTLSDFEIRDLKMVDTDIEDIIRRFYRKEL, from the coding sequence ATGGCAATGATAGAAGTGGAACATCTTCAGAAAAATTTTGTAAAAACAGTTAAGGAACCAGGATTGAAAGGAGCATTGCGCTCCTTTATTCATCCCGAAAAGCAGACCTTTGAAGCGGTCAAGGATTTGACCTTTGAGGTTCCAAAAGGGCAGATTTTAGGATTTATCGGGGCCAATGGTGCTGGAAAGTCGACAACCATTAAAATGCTGACAGGGATTTTGAAACCGACATCAGGATTTTGTCGGATTAATGGCAAGGTTCCGCAGGATAATCGCCAAGACTATGTCAAAGATATTGGAGTAGTCTTCGGACAACGAACCCAGCTATGGTGGGATTTGGCCCTGCAAGAGACCTATACTGTCTTGAAGGAGATTTATGATGTGCCTGACTCGCTTTTCCATAAGCGCATGGACTTTTTGAATGAAGTCTTGGATTTGAAGGAATTTATCAAAGATCCCGTGCGGACTCTTTCACTGGGGCAACGGATGCGGGCGGACATTGCGGCTTCCTTGCTCCACAATCCCAAGGTTCTCTTTTTAGATGAGCCGACCATTGGTTTGGATGTTTCGGTCAAGGATAATATTCGCCGGGCAATCACGCAGATTAACCAAGAGGAAGAAACAACCATTCTCTTGACCACTCATGACCTGAGTGATATTGAGCAACTTTGTGATCGGATTTTTATGATTGATAAGGGGCAGGAGATTTTTGATGGAACGGTGAGCCAGCTTAAAGAAACCTTTGGCAAGATGAAGACTCTTTCCTTTGAACTGCTACCAGGTCAAAGCCAGCTTGTCTCTCACTATGCAGGTTTGCCTGATATGACCATTGATAGACAAGGAAATATCCTCAACATTCAATACGATAGTTCCCGCTATCAGTCAGCTGATATTATCAAGCAAACCTTGTCTGATTTTGAGATTCGCGATTTGAAGATGGTGGATACGGATATTGAGGATATTATCCGTCGCTTCTACCGAAAGGAGCTCTAA
- a CDS encoding antibiotic ABC transporter permease — MVKLWRRYKPFINAGIQELITYRVNFLLYRIGDVMGAFVEFYLWKAVFDSSQESLIQGFSMADITLYIIMSFVTNLLTRSDSSFMIGEEVKDGSIIMRLLRPVHFAASYLFTELGSKWFIFISVGLPFLSVIVLMKILSRQGVVEVLGLTILYLFSLILAYLINFFFNICFGFSAFVFKNLWGSNLLKNSLIDFMSGSLIPLTFFPKIVSDILSFLPFSSLIYTPVMIIVGKFDASQILQALVLQFFWLLVMVGLSQLIWKRVQSFITIQGG; from the coding sequence ATGGTCAAATTGTGGAGACGTTATAAACCCTTTATCAATGCAGGGATTCAGGAGTTGATTACCTATCGAGTCAACTTTCTTCTTTATCGGATTGGCGATGTCATGGGTGCTTTTGTGGAATTTTATCTCTGGAAGGCTGTCTTTGATTCCTCGCAAGAGTCTTTGATTCAGGGTTTCAGTATGGCAGATATCACCCTCTACATCATCATGAGTTTTGTGACTAATCTTCTGACTAGGTCGGATTCTTCCTTTATGATTGGTGAGGAGGTCAAGGATGGTTCCATTATCATGCGTTTGTTGAGACCAGTGCATTTTGCGGCTTCTTACCTCTTTACGGAACTTGGATCCAAGTGGTTTATTTTTATCTCTGTTGGACTGCCATTTTTAAGTGTCATCGTATTGATGAAAATTTTATCTAGGCAAGGGGTTGTAGAAGTGCTGGGATTAACCATCCTTTATCTCTTTAGCTTAATCCTAGCCTACCTGATCAACTTTTTCTTTAATATCTGCTTTGGATTTTCAGCCTTTGTGTTTAAAAATTTATGGGGCTCTAATCTGCTTAAGAATTCTCTGATTGACTTTATGTCTGGGAGTTTGATTCCCTTGACCTTCTTTCCTAAAATCGTTTCAGATATTCTGTCCTTTTTGCCTTTTTCATCCTTGATTTATACTCCAGTCATGATCATTGTTGGGAAATTCGATGCCAGTCAGATTCTTCAAGCACTCGTTTTGCAGTTTTTCTGGCTCTTAGTGATGGTGGGCTTGTCTCAGTTGATTTGGAAACGAGTCCAGTCATTTATCACCATTCAGGGAGGTTAA
- a CDS encoding multidrug ABC transporter permease: MHLIFIRQYIKQIMEYKVDFVVGVLGVFLTQGLNLLFLNVLFQHIPSLEGWTFQEIAFIYGFSLIPKGLDHLFFDNLWALGQRLVRKGEFDKYLTRPINPLFHILVETFQIDALGELLVGGILLGTTVTSIAWTFPKFLLFLVCIPFATLIYTSLKIATASIAFWTKQSGAMIYIFYMFNDFAKYPISIYNSLLRWLISFIVPFAFTAYYPASYFLQDKDGLFNIGGLILISLIFFVISLKLWDKGLDAYESAGS; encoded by the coding sequence ATGCATCTGATTTTTATCAGACAATACATCAAGCAAATCATGGAGTACAAGGTCGATTTTGTGGTTGGTGTTTTAGGTGTTTTCCTGACTCAAGGCTTGAACCTCTTGTTTCTCAATGTACTCTTTCAACACATTCCATCGCTAGAAGGATGGACCTTTCAAGAAATTGCCTTTATCTATGGTTTTTCCTTGATTCCCAAGGGCTTAGACCATCTCTTTTTTGACAATCTCTGGGCACTGGGGCAACGCTTGGTGCGAAAAGGAGAGTTTGACAAATACCTGACTCGGCCTATCAATCCTCTCTTTCATATCCTCGTTGAGACCTTTCAGATTGATGCCTTGGGAGAACTCTTGGTCGGTGGCATCCTACTGGGAACAACAGTGACTAGCATTGCTTGGACCTTTCCTAAATTCTTGCTCTTCCTAGTCTGTATTCCTTTTGCGACCTTGATTTATACTTCTTTAAAAATCGCGACTGCCAGTATCGCTTTTTGGACCAAGCAGTCAGGTGCTATGATTTACATTTTCTATATGTTCAATGACTTTGCTAAGTATCCGATTTCCATTTACAATTCGCTTCTTCGTTGGTTGATTAGTTTTATCGTGCCTTTCGCCTTTACGGCCTACTATCCTGCTAGCTATTTCTTGCAGGACAAAGACGGGCTCTTTAATATCGGTGGTTTGATTCTGATTTCTCTTATCTTCTTTGTCATTTCCTTGAAACTATGGGACAAGGGCTTAGACGCCTACGAAAGTGCGGGTTCTTAA
- a CDS encoding GNAT family N-acetyltransferase — MLVIEEVKEEKQKMMVVAEVLRDLPEWFGIPESTQAYIEGAADLQVWAAYQESDLTGFISLSYSSEDCAEIDCLAVKKCYHRAGIGSHLLGALESTARQKASYLQVKTVAPGHYSTYDKTNAFYQAQGFKKLEIFPELWDKSNPCLIWIKRL; from the coding sequence ATGCTAGTAATTGAAGAAGTGAAGGAAGAAAAACAAAAGATGATGGTAGTCGCTGAAGTTTTAAGGGATTTACCAGAGTGGTTTGGAATACCTGAAAGCACACAAGCTTACATTGAAGGAGCCGCGGATTTGCAAGTTTGGGCTGCCTATCAGGAGAGCGATTTGACGGGCTTTATCAGCTTATCCTACTCTAGTGAAGATTGTGCTGAGATTGACTGCTTGGCTGTTAAGAAATGCTATCATAGAGCGGGAATTGGCAGTCACCTTCTAGGAGCTTTGGAAAGTACTGCTCGTCAAAAAGCATCCTACCTGCAAGTCAAAACGGTAGCACCAGGTCATTATTCTACTTACGACAAAACGAACGCTTTCTATCAGGCTCAGGGCTTTAAAAAGTTAGAAATCTTTCCTGAACTTTGGGATAAGAGCAACCCTTGTTTGATTTGGATTAAGAGGTTGTGA
- a CDS encoding LytTR family transcriptional regulator, with product MNIRIELDQSLDETEMVIKVSRLDERIQLIQEALEETATPSILFYKESSEYFLDIADILFFETDGSKIFAHARNDAYEVKLKLYELEEILPRYFCRISKSTIANIKAIYALDKSFSGTSTVQFYNTHKQVHVSRHYYQLVKEKLSEVR from the coding sequence ATGAACATTCGGATAGAATTAGATCAGAGTTTGGATGAAACAGAAATGGTGATAAAAGTTTCGCGGCTGGATGAGCGGATTCAGCTTATCCAGGAAGCTCTGGAAGAAACGGCGACTCCGTCCATTCTTTTCTATAAGGAAAGCAGTGAGTACTTTCTTGATATAGCGGACATTCTCTTTTTCGAGACGGACGGCAGCAAGATCTTTGCCCATGCCCGCAATGATGCTTATGAGGTCAAGCTAAAACTCTATGAGTTAGAAGAGATTCTGCCCCGTTATTTCTGTCGGATTTCAAAGTCCACCATTGCCAATATCAAGGCTATCTATGCTTTGGACAAGTCCTTTTCAGGAACGAGCACCGTCCAATTTTACAATACCCATAAACAGGTGCATGTGTCTAGGCATTATTATCAGTTAGTAAAAGAAAAGTTAAGTGAAGTGAGGTAA
- a CDS encoding 50S ribosomal protein L28, whose amino-acid sequence MAKVCYFTGRKTVSGNNRSHAMNQTKRAVKPNLQKVTVLIDGKPKKVWASARALKSGKVERV is encoded by the coding sequence ATGGCTAAAGTATGTTACTTTACTGGTCGTAAGACTGTATCAGGAAACAACCGCTCTCACGCGATGAACCAAACAAAGCGCGCTGTTAAACCAAATCTTCAAAAAGTTACTGTTTTGATTGACGGTAAACCTAAAAAAGTTTGGGCTTCAGCTCGTGCCCTTAAATCAGGTAAAGTTGAACGCGTTTAA
- a CDS encoding Asp23/Gls24 family envelope stress response protein, whose product MTVKINTKDGQIELTDDVIATIVGGAATEIFGVVGMASKNAIKDNFQALLGKENYAKGVVVKATDEGDIAVDVYTVLSYGVKISEVSKNIQERVKFSLENKLGITAHAVNVYIQNIKVVGE is encoded by the coding sequence ATGACTGTGAAAATTAATACAAAAGATGGTCAAATTGAGCTGACTGATGATGTGATTGCGACAATCGTCGGTGGTGCAGCGACTGAAATTTTTGGTGTAGTTGGCATGGCCAGCAAAAATGCAATCAAGGATAATTTTCAAGCCCTTTTAGGAAAAGAAAACTATGCTAAGGGCGTGGTTGTGAAAGCGACTGATGAAGGTGATATCGCAGTTGATGTCTACACTGTCTTAAGCTATGGAGTCAAAATCAGCGAAGTTTCCAAAAACATCCAAGAGCGTGTTAAATTCAGTTTGGAAAACAAGCTCGGAATTACTGCTCATGCAGTGAATGTTTATATCCAAAATATTAAAGTCGTAGGAGAATAA
- a CDS encoding DAK2 domain-containing protein, translating to MANITTSLFQEMVQAASTRLNKQAEYVNSLNVFPVPDGDTGTNMGMTIENGAKEVSDKSASTVGEAAGIFAKGLLMGARGNSGVITSQLFRGFSQSVKELEELTGEDLALAFQSGVEVAYKAVMKPVEGTILTVSRGAAIGAKKKAEVTNDAVEVMKAALEGAKSALAKTPDMLPVLKEVGVVDSGGQGLVFIYEGFLSALTGEYIASEDFVATPATMSEMINAEHHKSVAGHVATEDITYGYCTEIMVALKTGPTYVKDFDYDEFRNYLNDLGDSLLVVNDDEIVKVHVHTEDPGLVMQEGLKYGSLVKVKVDNMRNQHEAQVEKEERSAKPAQEKEFAIIAVVAGDGLAEIFKAQGVDYIISGGQTMNPSTEDFIKAVEQVNARNIIILPNNKNIFMAAQSAAEVIEQPAAVIETRTIPQGLTSLLAFDGSKTIEENQERMTAALAEVVSGSVTTAVRDTTIDGLEIHENDNLGMVDGKIVVSNPDMLTALKETFSKMLNEDSEIVSIYIGEDGSEELASSLAQDLMEQFEDVEVEIHQGSQPVYPYIFSVE from the coding sequence GTGGCAAATATTACTACTAGTTTATTTCAAGAAATGGTGCAGGCAGCATCTACTCGCTTAAATAAACAGGCTGAATATGTAAACTCTTTGAATGTCTTCCCGGTTCCAGACGGAGATACAGGGACCAACATGGGCATGACCATTGAAAATGGTGCCAAGGAAGTGTCAGATAAGTCTGCTTCAACAGTTGGAGAAGCGGCAGGTATCTTTGCGAAAGGTCTTTTGATGGGCGCGCGTGGTAACTCAGGAGTTATCACTTCCCAGCTTTTCCGCGGTTTTTCTCAAAGTGTGAAGGAGCTGGAAGAGCTGACTGGTGAAGATCTAGCTCTGGCCTTTCAGTCTGGTGTAGAAGTGGCTTACAAAGCTGTTATGAAGCCGGTTGAGGGAACGATTTTGACTGTTTCCCGCGGTGCGGCTATCGGAGCTAAGAAGAAAGCTGAAGTCACTAATGATGCTGTAGAAGTTATGAAAGCGGCTCTTGAAGGAGCCAAGTCTGCTCTGGCTAAGACACCGGATATGCTGCCGGTTCTGAAAGAAGTTGGTGTTGTGGACTCTGGCGGTCAAGGGCTGGTCTTTATCTACGAAGGCTTCTTGTCTGCTCTTACAGGCGAATATATCGCTTCTGAGGACTTTGTGGCGACACCTGCGACCATGTCTGAGATGATCAACGCTGAGCATCATAAGTCTGTAGCTGGCCATGTGGCAACAGAAGACATCACTTACGGCTACTGTACAGAAATCATGGTGGCTCTCAAGACAGGGCCAACCTATGTAAAAGACTTTGATTATGATGAATTCCGTAACTACCTCAACGATTTGGGAGATTCCCTGTTGGTAGTCAACGATGATGAAATCGTCAAAGTCCATGTTCATACTGAAGATCCAGGACTGGTTATGCAGGAAGGTCTCAAGTATGGTAGTTTGGTCAAGGTCAAGGTTGACAATATGCGCAACCAGCACGAAGCGCAAGTTGAAAAGGAAGAACGCTCAGCTAAGCCGGCTCAAGAAAAAGAATTTGCGATTATCGCTGTAGTGGCTGGTGATGGCTTGGCTGAAATCTTTAAGGCTCAGGGAGTTGACTACATCATCTCTGGTGGGCAAACCATGAATCCATCAACAGAAGACTTCATCAAGGCTGTGGAGCAAGTTAATGCTCGTAATATTATTATCTTGCCAAATAATAAAAACATCTTCATGGCAGCCCAATCAGCAGCAGAAGTGATTGAACAGCCTGCAGCCGTGATTGAGACTCGCACAATCCCTCAAGGTTTGACCAGTCTCTTAGCTTTTGATGGCAGCAAGACTATCGAGGAAAACCAAGAGCGTATGACTGCAGCCTTGGCAGAAGTAGTCAGCGGCAGCGTGACGACTGCGGTTCGTGATACGACGATTGATGGCTTGGAAATTCATGAAAATGACAACCTCGGTATGGTGGATGGTAAGATTGTTGTTTCTAATCCAGATATGCTGACAGCTTTGAAAGAAACGTTCAGCAAAATGCTCAATGAAGACAGCGAGATTGTCTCTATCTATATCGGTGAAGACGGCAGCGAAGAGTTGGCTAGCAGTCTTGCTCAAGATTTGATGGAACAATTCGAGGATGTCGAAGTAGAAATTCATCAGGGCAGTCAGCCGGTTTATCCATATATTTTTAGTGTTGAATAG
- a CDS encoding ABC transporter ATP-binding protein, with the protein MELIEVKKLSKSIRGKEILKDISFEISQGDCVALIGPNGAGKTTLMDCLLGDKFLTAGQARIQGLKPTDNHLKQSVAILPQENTVVEDLKVKELLTFFQAIYPNSLSNQEIDNLLQFTDKQKNQLASKLSGGQKRLFSFVLSLIGRPKILFLDEPTSAMDTSTRQHFWEIVNQLKQQGVTIVYSSHYIEEVEHTADRILVLHKGELIRDTTPYAMRSEEQEKHFTLPLTYQSVLEKLDNVTDLEIKQKALSFATRDAGQVWQVLQEHGCTIEEIEVRNRTLLDSIFETTQE; encoded by the coding sequence ATGGAACTGATTGAAGTAAAGAAGCTTTCTAAAAGCATTCGCGGTAAGGAGATTTTAAAGGATATTTCCTTTGAAATCTCCCAAGGTGACTGTGTAGCCTTGATTGGTCCCAACGGAGCAGGGAAAACGACTCTCATGGACTGTTTGCTGGGCGATAAGTTTCTGACAGCAGGTCAGGCAAGGATTCAGGGGCTCAAACCAACTGACAATCATCTCAAGCAGTCGGTAGCGATTTTACCACAGGAAAATACAGTGGTAGAGGATTTGAAGGTCAAGGAACTCTTGACGTTCTTCCAAGCTATCTATCCAAACAGTCTGTCCAATCAAGAAATTGATAACTTGCTGCAATTTACAGACAAGCAAAAGAATCAGTTGGCCAGCAAGCTGTCTGGTGGACAAAAACGTCTCTTCTCTTTTGTTCTGAGTCTGATTGGCCGCCCTAAGATTCTGTTCTTGGACGAACCGACTTCAGCTATGGACACCTCCACTCGGCAGCATTTCTGGGAAATTGTTAATCAGCTCAAGCAGCAGGGAGTGACCATCGTTTATTCTTCGCACTATATCGAAGAAGTCGAGCATACGGCAGATCGGATTTTGGTGCTGCACAAGGGTGAGCTGATTCGGGATACGACGCCTTATGCCATGCGCAGTGAGGAGCAGGAAAAACACTTCACCTTGCCGCTGACTTATCAGTCTGTACTGGAAAAGCTGGATAATGTGACTGACTTAGAAATCAAGCAAAAGGCTTTATCTTTTGCTACAAGAGATGCTGGACAGGTCTGGCAGGTTCTGCAGGAACACGGCTGTACAATCGAAGAGATTGAAGTACGTAACCGTACCCTCTTGGATAGTATTTTTGAAACGACACAAGAATAG
- a CDS encoding ABC transporter permease — translation MKNMASLMKIELILMKRQAAYYLLSIGLPSVFYLIFSGMMSGSDTPDLVLQGYLFSMTVFSIMSSAFFSIPSTLQSDKNNNWQKMIQHSPISMVKYYISKLCSTLLTFMLSIIVVFSIGHFVRGVNLPMVDWLLIAVILLVGSVVFIAMGVLVSLLPSAQLMSVVGNIVYMALAVLGGLWFPLTMFPKWLQPIGKLTPSYQLMQVVSSYLEHHQFNGKAALIVLIYTILVSILVLQLKKRIEVK, via the coding sequence ATGAAAAATATGGCAAGTCTTATGAAGATTGAGTTGATTTTAATGAAGCGGCAGGCTGCTTATTATCTCTTGTCTATTGGTTTGCCCAGCGTCTTTTACCTGATTTTCTCAGGAATGATGTCTGGAAGTGATACGCCTGATCTTGTGCTTCAAGGCTACCTCTTCTCAATGACTGTTTTTAGTATCATGTCTAGTGCCTTCTTTAGCATTCCAAGCACTTTGCAATCTGATAAAAATAATAATTGGCAAAAAATGATTCAGCACTCGCCGATTTCTATGGTAAAATATTATATATCAAAGCTTTGCAGTACGCTGTTGACTTTTATGCTTTCTATCATCGTAGTCTTCTCGATTGGGCATTTTGTTCGCGGGGTTAATCTACCAATGGTAGACTGGCTTCTTATTGCCGTGATCCTTCTGGTAGGAAGTGTGGTCTTTATTGCTATGGGTGTATTGGTCAGTCTCTTGCCAAGTGCTCAGCTCATGTCTGTTGTGGGAAATATCGTCTATATGGCACTGGCTGTTCTGGGCGGTCTATGGTTTCCTCTGACTATGTTTCCAAAATGGCTCCAGCCAATCGGTAAGTTGACACCAAGTTATCAACTGATGCAGGTTGTGTCTTCTTATCTAGAACACCATCAGTTTAATGGTAAGGCAGCCTTGATTGTTCTGATTTATACGATTTTGGTCAGCATTCTTGTGCTGCAGCTCAAAAAGCGAATTGAGGTAAAATAA
- a CDS encoding sensor histidine kinase, which produces MWEKLKQVHYMFHIALVFIIFPVAGVISGEYPLFLLFWTAIFVVAYYAVLLSNHRLIQFFSWWLLIAYIYYGSVWLNTGFTWYIFYLSNLLIYELGDISFKSWRFLTFIVLQPAIVLTNYLMGNVGPAELIFFIVTFLFSDGLTFGLHRIQTTERIKEEKVKQNAQLNLFLAENERNRIGRDLHDSLGHTFAMLSVKAELAQQFLQMEAYDKAAKELQEVQEISKKSMADVRRIINDLKERTLNEELVTIRAMLEMSGVQVEIDNQLNVASIPPSQQSTISMILLETATNIIKHAQAKKSWFSLVKKDEKIVLDIQDDGCGFQKLTGRELHSIRERLSALSGRIEILSSQDPTWIRIELPYGGKEA; this is translated from the coding sequence ATGTGGGAAAAACTTAAACAAGTCCACTATATGTTTCATATTGCGCTGGTCTTTATTATCTTTCCAGTTGCGGGAGTGATTAGCGGGGAATACCCGCTTTTCCTCTTGTTCTGGACAGCTATTTTTGTTGTGGCTTACTATGCGGTCTTGTTAAGTAACCATCGCCTTATCCAGTTTTTTTCTTGGTGGCTCTTGATTGCTTACATATATTATGGTTCTGTCTGGCTAAATACAGGTTTTACCTGGTATATTTTTTATCTATCCAATCTTCTTATTTACGAACTGGGTGATATCTCCTTTAAGTCTTGGCGTTTTTTGACCTTTATCGTCTTGCAGCCTGCTATTGTTCTGACTAATTATTTGATGGGCAATGTTGGTCCAGCAGAGCTGATCTTCTTTATTGTAACCTTTCTCTTTTCAGATGGTTTGACTTTTGGTCTCCATCGGATTCAAACGACAGAGCGAATCAAGGAAGAAAAGGTCAAGCAAAATGCCCAGCTGAACCTTTTTCTGGCGGAAAATGAGCGCAATCGGATTGGTCGAGACTTACATGATAGTCTAGGACATACCTTTGCTATGCTCAGTGTTAAGGCGGAGCTGGCTCAGCAGTTTTTGCAGATGGAAGCCTATGACAAGGCAGCAAAAGAACTGCAGGAAGTGCAAGAAATTAGTAAGAAGTCCATGGCTGATGTTCGGCGGATTATTAACGATCTAAAGGAGCGAACTCTGAATGAAGAATTGGTGACCATTCGAGCCATGCTGGAGATGAGCGGTGTCCAGGTCGAGATAGATAACCAACTCAATGTTGCCAGTATCCCACCGAGTCAGCAGTCAACAATCAGTATGATCTTGCTGGAGACGGCGACCAATATCATTAAGCATGCCCAAGCTAAAAAGAGCTGGTTCTCTTTAGTGAAGAAAGATGAAAAAATTGTTTTAGATATTCAGGATGATGGTTGTGGTTTTCAAAAGCTGACTGGTCGAGAGTTGCATAGTATTCGAGAGCGACTGTCTGCCTTGTCAGGAAGGATTGAGATTCTTAGCAGCCAAGATCCAACATGGATTCGGATTGAATTGCCATACGGAGGGAAGGAAGCATGA
- a CDS encoding response regulator transcription factor, with protein sequence MKLLLAEDQSMLRDALAQLLQLQPDVKEVYQAADGQEAIDCLRSEAVDVAILDVEMPNQTGLDVLEWVKANQPNIKVIIVTTFKRPGYFERAVKADVDAYVLKERSIADLMKTIHTVLDGQKEYSPELMEVLMTSRNPLSQQERLVLQAAAAGLSNKEIAEKLFLSNGTVRNYMSTILTKLDAENRTEAVRIGQEKGWL encoded by the coding sequence ATGAAACTTTTGTTAGCAGAAGATCAAAGTATGCTGAGAGATGCTCTAGCTCAGCTCTTGCAACTGCAGCCAGATGTCAAAGAAGTCTATCAGGCCGCGGATGGGCAGGAGGCCATTGACTGTCTCAGGTCAGAAGCTGTTGATGTGGCTATTTTGGACGTGGAAATGCCTAACCAGACTGGCCTAGACGTTCTCGAATGGGTCAAGGCCAATCAACCAAACATCAAGGTCATCATCGTCACAACCTTCAAGCGACCGGGTTACTTTGAGCGAGCTGTTAAGGCGGATGTAGATGCTTATGTGCTCAAAGAGCGCAGCATTGCGGATTTAATGAAGACCATCCACACCGTTCTAGATGGGCAAAAGGAATATTCGCCGGAATTGATGGAGGTACTGATGACCAGCAGGAACCCTCTCTCTCAGCAGGAGAGGCTAGTCCTACAAGCAGCAGCGGCTGGCCTGTCCAATAAAGAAATTGCTGAAAAACTCTTCCTGTCAAATGGAACGGTTCGTAACTATATGTCTACCATTTTGACCAAGCTAGATGCTGAAAACCGAACAGAAGCCGTCCGAATCGGGCAAGAGAAAGGCTGGTTATAG